A genomic stretch from Etheostoma cragini isolate CJK2018 chromosome 8, CSU_Ecrag_1.0, whole genome shotgun sequence includes:
- the nap1l4a gene encoding nucleosome assembly protein 1-like 4a isoform X1: protein MDANKGKGDQGTQNPGGQMDRPVSFHFMESMLPKVVKRRVHALKRLQVQCANIEAKFYEEVHELERKYAALYQPLFDKRRDIVTGTAEPTDEECEWHSDREEEEQLAEEVKEKAAIEDAKKEESMPEEDPKGIPEFWLTIFKSVDMLSDMLQEHDEPILKHLRDIQVKFSEPGQPMSFTLEFHFEPNCYFNNAVLTKVYKMKSEPDASDPFSFEGPEIIDCEGCQIDWHKGKDVTVKTIKKKQKHKGRGTVRTVTKQVPNDSFFNFFNPVKASPDGEMDEDSEFTLATDFEIGHFFRERIVPRAVLYFTGEALEDDESFEEEELEEGDEEEQDEEDDDDDEGDDPKKEQPQPAECKQQ from the exons ATGGACGCCAATAAAG GTAAAGGGGATCAAGGGACGCAGAATCCAGGTGGGCAGATGGACAGGCCTGTCAGCTTCCACTTCATGGAAAG CATGCTTCCTAAAGTAGTGAAGAGGCGAGTGCATGCCTTGAAAAGGCTACAGGTGCAGTGTGCCAACATAGAGGCTAAATTCTACGAGGAGGTCCATGAGCTAGAGAGGAAGTACGCCGCTCTCTATCAGCCACTGTTTGACAAG AGAAGAGATATTGTCACCGGAACAGCGGAACCCACAGACGAAGAGTGCGAGTGGCACagtgacagagaggaagaggagcagctAGCT GAGGAGGTAAAGGAAAAAGCTGCCATTGAGGATGCAAAGAAAGAGGAATCCATGCCAGAGGAAGACCCAAAAGGCATTCCTGAGTTCTGGCTCACCATATTCAAGAGTGTGGACATGCTCAGTGACATGCTACAg GAACACGATGAGCCCATCCTAAAGCACCTGAGAGATATTCAAGTCAAGTTTTCTGAGCCAGGACAGCCAATG AGTTTCACATTAGAGTTCCACTTTGAGCCCAATTGTTACTTCAACAATGCAGTCCTCACTAAAGTCTACAAGATGAAGTCAGAGCCTGATGCTTCAGATCCTTTCTCATTCGAGGGGCCGGAGATCATTGACTGTGAAGG CTGTCAGATTGACTGGCACAAGGGGAAGGATGTGACTGTGAAAACTATtaagaagaagcagaagcatAAAGGCCGTGGCACTGTCCGTACTGTTACCAAACAGGTCCCCAACGACTCTTTCTTCAACTTCTTTAACCCTGTCAAAG CTTCACCAGATGGAGAAATG GACGAAGACTCTGAGTTCACCCTAGCCACAGACTTTGAGATTGGTCATTTCTTTCGTGAGAGAATAGTTCCCAGAGCAGTGCTGTATTTCACTGGAGAGGCCCTGGAAGATGACGAGAGC TTTGAAGAGGAGGAGCTGGAAGAGGGAGATGAAGAG GAGCAAGATGAGGAAGATGACGACGATGATGAGGGAGACGACCCCAAG AAAGAACAGCCCCAGCCTGCCGAATGCAAACAGCAGTAA
- the nap1l4a gene encoding nucleosome assembly protein 1-like 4a isoform X2 has translation MDANKGKGDQGTQNPGGQMDRPVSFHFMESMLPKVVKRRVHALKRLQVQCANIEAKFYEEVHELERKYAALYQPLFDKRRDIVTGTAEPTDEECEWHSDREEEEQLAEEVKEKAAIEDAKKEESMPEEDPKGIPEFWLTIFKSVDMLSDMLQEHDEPILKHLRDIQVKFSEPGQPMSFTLEFHFEPNCYFNNAVLTKVYKMKSEPDASDPFSFEGPEIIDCEGCQIDWHKGKDVTVKTIKKKQKHKGRGTVRTVTKQVPNDSFFNFFNPVKASPDGEMDEDSEFTLATDFEIGHFFRERIVPRAVLYFTGEALEDDESFEEEELEEGDEEEQDEEDDDDDEGDDPKA, from the exons ATGGACGCCAATAAAG GTAAAGGGGATCAAGGGACGCAGAATCCAGGTGGGCAGATGGACAGGCCTGTCAGCTTCCACTTCATGGAAAG CATGCTTCCTAAAGTAGTGAAGAGGCGAGTGCATGCCTTGAAAAGGCTACAGGTGCAGTGTGCCAACATAGAGGCTAAATTCTACGAGGAGGTCCATGAGCTAGAGAGGAAGTACGCCGCTCTCTATCAGCCACTGTTTGACAAG AGAAGAGATATTGTCACCGGAACAGCGGAACCCACAGACGAAGAGTGCGAGTGGCACagtgacagagaggaagaggagcagctAGCT GAGGAGGTAAAGGAAAAAGCTGCCATTGAGGATGCAAAGAAAGAGGAATCCATGCCAGAGGAAGACCCAAAAGGCATTCCTGAGTTCTGGCTCACCATATTCAAGAGTGTGGACATGCTCAGTGACATGCTACAg GAACACGATGAGCCCATCCTAAAGCACCTGAGAGATATTCAAGTCAAGTTTTCTGAGCCAGGACAGCCAATG AGTTTCACATTAGAGTTCCACTTTGAGCCCAATTGTTACTTCAACAATGCAGTCCTCACTAAAGTCTACAAGATGAAGTCAGAGCCTGATGCTTCAGATCCTTTCTCATTCGAGGGGCCGGAGATCATTGACTGTGAAGG CTGTCAGATTGACTGGCACAAGGGGAAGGATGTGACTGTGAAAACTATtaagaagaagcagaagcatAAAGGCCGTGGCACTGTCCGTACTGTTACCAAACAGGTCCCCAACGACTCTTTCTTCAACTTCTTTAACCCTGTCAAAG CTTCACCAGATGGAGAAATG GACGAAGACTCTGAGTTCACCCTAGCCACAGACTTTGAGATTGGTCATTTCTTTCGTGAGAGAATAGTTCCCAGAGCAGTGCTGTATTTCACTGGAGAGGCCCTGGAAGATGACGAGAGC TTTGAAGAGGAGGAGCTGGAAGAGGGAGATGAAGAG GAGCAAGATGAGGAAGATGACGACGATGATGAGGGAGACGACCCCAAG GCATAA